Proteins encoded together in one Rossellomorea sp. y25 window:
- a CDS encoding VOC family protein, whose translation MIKYKYLHHVSLTVTDLEKAKDFYGKTLCLNEIPRPDFGFPGAWYDIEGQQLHLIVDPSSQTIRKDKRLSSREGHFALRVESYYDTLQWLKENEVEILEKPQSKSGFAQIFCADPDGNLIELNVEQKDL comes from the coding sequence TTGATAAAGTACAAATATCTCCATCACGTAAGTCTTACGGTTACAGATTTGGAAAAAGCAAAAGATTTCTATGGGAAAACGTTATGTTTAAACGAAATTCCGCGTCCCGATTTTGGTTTTCCGGGTGCCTGGTATGATATTGAGGGTCAGCAGCTCCACTTGATCGTCGATCCTTCTTCGCAAACCATACGCAAGGATAAACGTCTATCCAGCAGGGAAGGCCATTTTGCCCTTAGAGTGGAGAGCTATTATGATACTCTCCAATGGTTAAAAGAAAACGAAGTGGAAATTCTCGAAAAACCACAATCGAAAAGTGGATTCGCCCAAATTTTCTGCGCCGATCCAGATGGTAATTTGATTGAACTTAATGTGGAACAAAAAGATCTATAA
- a CDS encoding glutathione ABC transporter substrate-binding protein — protein sequence MKTKVSSFRSRVVMIGIMVLMLAISGCSTNMGANSGDQADGQASNKENKLVIARLSDVENLDHHFMSTINAASVTHGKIYEGLVGRDKNAKIKPLLAEEWEQLDDTTWEFKLRDDVSFHDGTPFNAEAVKKTFGRLTDPKVASPRAVVFKMVKEVKVVDDHTVQFLLSEPFSPLLSILASHEGGIISPKTIDKYGKDIIQEPVGTGPFEFKSWETGKEIVFNRNDEYWGDQPTISEVVFKVVPEETTRISMLETGEAHIAEPLSVTMMDSVKASDNVEVYRSEGFGTEYVGFNVQKEPFNDVRVRKAISHAVEMDSIMKGVFNNIGKKANSLLGSKVFGYHQDMKAYEYNVNEAKRLLSEAGYPDGFKTTLLTMDSKERISLAEVMQSQLKGIGIDLEIQIQEYGTFVEQATSGNSEMFIISWRNATGDADYNQYNLFHSNSHGPAGNTFFYSNEEVDRLIEQARSEMVQEKRLELYAKSQELEMEDAVYIPVRVIENMAAIRNNVKDFSISPAGYLEINDVSIQ from the coding sequence ATGAAGACGAAGGTAAGTAGTTTCAGGAGCAGGGTTGTCATGATTGGAATAATGGTACTGATGTTAGCGATTAGCGGTTGCTCTACCAATATGGGGGCAAATTCGGGTGACCAGGCTGATGGACAGGCTTCCAACAAAGAAAATAAGTTGGTCATTGCCCGTCTATCCGATGTGGAGAATCTTGATCATCATTTTATGTCCACCATCAATGCAGCAAGTGTGACACACGGTAAAATTTACGAGGGGCTTGTCGGCAGAGACAAAAATGCCAAAATCAAGCCATTACTTGCTGAGGAATGGGAGCAGTTGGATGATACAACGTGGGAATTCAAACTAAGAGATGATGTCTCGTTTCATGATGGGACACCATTTAATGCCGAGGCTGTGAAGAAAACGTTTGGTCGTTTAACAGACCCAAAGGTGGCTTCGCCTCGAGCAGTTGTATTCAAAATGGTCAAGGAAGTAAAAGTAGTCGATGATCATACCGTTCAATTTCTTTTATCTGAACCTTTTTCACCCTTATTATCCATCCTGGCGAGTCATGAAGGCGGAATCATCAGTCCCAAGACGATCGATAAATATGGAAAGGACATTATCCAAGAGCCGGTCGGCACAGGTCCATTTGAGTTCAAGTCCTGGGAAACAGGAAAAGAGATTGTGTTTAATAGAAACGACGAGTACTGGGGAGATCAACCAACTATAAGCGAAGTCGTATTCAAGGTCGTACCAGAAGAGACAACGAGGATTTCTATGCTTGAAACAGGCGAAGCCCATATTGCGGAACCTCTTTCTGTCACGATGATGGATTCAGTGAAGGCTTCCGATAATGTTGAAGTATACCGAAGTGAAGGCTTTGGTACCGAGTATGTAGGATTCAATGTACAAAAGGAACCTTTCAATGATGTCCGTGTCCGGAAAGCCATATCCCATGCAGTTGAAATGGATTCCATCATGAAAGGTGTATTTAATAATATAGGAAAAAAGGCAAACTCCTTATTAGGGTCTAAAGTGTTTGGCTATCATCAGGATATGAAGGCATATGAGTATAATGTAAATGAAGCCAAGCGGTTACTGTCCGAAGCTGGGTATCCTGATGGATTCAAAACAACATTGCTTACAATGGACAGTAAGGAAAGGATCAGCCTGGCTGAAGTCATGCAATCCCAGCTCAAAGGAATTGGAATCGACCTGGAAATCCAGATCCAGGAGTATGGAACCTTTGTAGAGCAAGCCACAAGTGGAAATTCGGAAATGTTCATCATCAGTTGGAGAAATGCTACAGGTGATGCAGACTATAATCAATACAATCTTTTCCACAGCAACTCCCATGGACCTGCCGGAAATACATTTTTCTATAGTAATGAAGAGGTAGATCGATTGATCGAACAGGCACGTTCTGAAATGGTTCAAGAGAAACGATTGGAGCTTTATGCAAAATCTCAGGAGCTGGAAATGGAAGACGCGGTCTATATCCCGGTTCGAGTGATTGAAAATATGGCGGCGATTCGAAACAACGTAAAAGATTTTTCTATCAGTCCTGCCGGTTATTTGGAAATCAATGATGTTAGCATTCAATAA
- a CDS encoding DNA starvation/stationary phase protection protein has protein sequence MNQQLVVALNKQLANWNVLYTKLHNYHWYVTGPEFFTLHEKFEEYYNEAGNYIDEVAERILTIKGKPIATLKEYLETATIEESNGKETATEMVDALINDFKQIVNDSKKIIEAAEDSQDQPTADLFIGIKTSLEQHIWMLNAFNTR, from the coding sequence ATGAATCAACAATTAGTCGTGGCCCTTAACAAACAACTTGCAAACTGGAACGTCCTTTATACAAAACTACACAATTATCATTGGTATGTAACGGGTCCGGAATTCTTCACCCTGCATGAGAAATTTGAAGAATACTACAACGAAGCGGGAAATTATATTGATGAAGTAGCAGAAAGAATTCTTACAATCAAAGGGAAGCCGATTGCTACCCTAAAAGAGTACCTTGAAACGGCTACCATTGAAGAATCCAATGGAAAAGAAACCGCCACAGAAATGGTGGACGCATTAATAAACGATTTTAAACAAATCGTGAATGATTCCAAGAAAATCATCGAAGCAGCAGAGGATTCTCAGGATCAGCCTACAGCTGACTTATTCATCGGAATTAAAACATCACTCGAACAACATATTTGGATGTTGAATGCATTTAATACACGATAA
- a CDS encoding nuclear transport factor 2 family protein has protein sequence MNGSLTIKERAVSFLELVASGDVREAYESHVSPDFRHHNPHFPGDANSLMSAMEENAAGNPEKMLEVKRAIQEGDTVAVHSHVRQNPEDLGGAVVHIFRFQDERIVELWDVGQAIPEDSPNENGVF, from the coding sequence ATGAATGGTTCACTCACCATTAAAGAAAGAGCAGTCTCATTTCTGGAACTTGTCGCATCAGGAGACGTCCGTGAAGCATACGAGAGTCACGTAAGTCCTGACTTTCGCCACCACAATCCGCATTTTCCAGGAGATGCCAATTCACTTATGTCTGCTATGGAAGAGAATGCAGCCGGAAACCCTGAGAAGATGCTCGAAGTCAAACGTGCCATCCAGGAAGGTGACACGGTTGCGGTTCATTCACACGTGAGACAGAATCCAGAGGACCTGGGAGGGGCTGTCGTTCATATCTTCCGTTTCCAGGATGAGCGGATCGTTGAATTGTGGGATGTTGGACAAGCCATTCCGGAGGATTCACCCAATGAAAATGGGGTTTTTTAA